GCTTGTCCAGGCGGCTGACGACCGCAATCAATGGTAAATCATGGCGTTCTGCGAGGCCCAACTCTTTCTGCAAGGCGCGCTTACAGCTGCGTTTCCCGTTGAGGTTGGTGCTGTTGAAAGGTTTATTCAGTGCCGGATCGAGCGCTGGGTCCCAGTTTTTTCTATTGATGCCGTTCAGTATGCCGAAGAGGTCGCGACTACGGCTGCGCAACAGGCCGTCGAACCCATGCCCCTGCTCGGGTTGTTGGATCTCGCGGCAGTAGGTTGGTGAGACGGTATTGATCAGGTCGGCATGAACAATTCCCCCTTTGAGAAAACTGATATTGCCGAAGTATTCCAGATGCCGAGTCGTGGCAAATTCGGGGGGGAGTCTGAGTTTTTCCACCACGTCGAGCGGGAAAATTCCCTGATAACCGAGATTGTGCAGGGTTAGAACCGTAGCGGTTGATGCATAAAAGGGATCGGTCGCGTGTTCTGTCTTGAGTAACGCCGGGATGAGTGCGGTTTGCCAGTCATGCAGATGCAGAATATCGGGACGGAAATCTGCACGCAGCAGATACTCAAGCACGGCGCGGTTGAAAAAAGCAAAGCGGCTGGCATTGTCCTGAAAATCCCCTTCGGGCGTGCCATAGAGTGATTCGCGGTCGAAATATTCAGGGGTATCAATAAAATGGTAGGGGACCCCTTCCCAGATAGTTTGACGCAGATTAGCGCGGACGATTTCTCCGCCAATCTTCACTTCAAGTGCCTTACGACCCTTGGACAGAGAGAACCCGTTGCGTTGAACAGAGCGGTAGCAGGGCATGATGACCCGGACATCGTGGCCGAGCTGACGCAGGGCGCGCGGCAAAGAGCCTACAACATCAGCCAGCCCGCCGGTTTTGGCAAAGGGGGTTGCTTCTGAGGAGACAAACAGTATTTTCATTGCAAGAGGTCCTCGCCCTGTCACAGCCTGCGGCAATTGTTGCTGTGGGGACAGGGGTGTTGCGGAGAGACTTTGCAAAAAATTATCCAGCAGGTAGCCTGAACTTTCGGCCAAAATTAGAATCTGTTTAAAATTAATTAGTGAAATCTTAATTTTAGCTAAGAAGTAATCAATATTGTTCACATTGATATTATGAGAATTGAGCTTTTGCAGCATGATTAAAAAAATCAACTTCTGCAGTGGCTCGCGTCTGAACCAGACTTTATTGTCGGATTGGTGGATTCCAAGAAAGTTTTTCAGCGCGACATCGTCAAATAACAGCTTGATGACACTGGTCGGATAGTCTGATTTTGACATCAGTTGACTGATCCGAGTCAGGTCTTCAGTCGAGAGTTTAAGGCGGGGTTCAAGGCAAACTGCTGCCGTTACGTCCAAAAGCTCTATCGCTGAAAGCTTCTGCGTTGCGAGTTGTATGACCAGATCATTGGCCCATCGGGCAAAGCTCGTCTCCGGTTCAGCGGCGAGGTCAAGCCGGCCATCAAGCCAGCTAGATAATTGGTCCAGGACGGGCCACAGACCGACGAGATGGGCACGAGCGGCAAGGTCCAGGGTCGGATTGTTGCCGATCTGCTGGTAAAGGTTCCGCCAGCGACCATCTTCATCGGCACGATAGGTAAACTGGTCCAGAACAATGCGTCCATAAGGGGGGAGCTCAAAAGGTTTGTCTTCTTGCCCCAAGGGCCAGAGGTATTCCAGCGGGCCAGTGGGACTGGCGCAGGAGTAAAATCCCTGCGTCTGGTTGAGAGCGAGGGCCTCATTCAGGCTACGCTCGCCATATTTTGTCGGGCAGGTAGCAGTGATACGTCCGCTGATCCGGTGCGGGCTGTTGTTGCACAATACCAGCACTCGCTCTTTGCCTGCGGCGTTGCTGAAAGCATAAACATGCTCCTCAAGGCCAAGTTCCGAGACAAAATCATATAGTTGAAAATTCTCAGAACCGCTGAAAAGCGGGCGTTTGCGCAAAAGCGGCGACAAGAGTTGCCAATGGTCATGAAGCAGGCGCTGGTCGGGGCTTTCCTGCAACTCGGGCCGGGTATATTCCATGCCATACTTTTCGCGCAGCCCTTCGAGTTGGCCATGGGCAAAGAGCGGCAGGCCTGGCATGGTGCAGAGCAGGGTGGCGACACAGAAGTATTTGTCGCCGTTGCCGAACTGTTCGATCGCGGTCTTTTCGTCCGGGTTGCTCATGAAGTTGACAAACCGTTGCAGGATGGCCGGATCGAAGGCCAGGGTTTCACGCAGGGTCTGGCGATAGCGCGCATTATCTTCGCGCATCAGCATATTCATAAAGGCACTGTTGTAGACCCGGTGCATGCCGAGGGTGCGGACAAAGTAGCCTTCCATCAGCCAGAAGGCTTCGGCGACCAGCAGGGTGTCGGGTTGTTCGGTTTTGATCCGCTCAACGACCTCGCGCCAGAACTCCTGAGGGAAATAGCGGTTGAACTCATCATTGCTCAGTGCGTAAGCACTGCGCGAGGGCACCCCTTCGCCGCCATCGGGAAGCGGATACCAGAGGCGCTGGAAATGTTTTTTCGCCAGAGTCATTGCCGCATCAAAGCGGATGATACCGAAGCGTTTGGCGGCCTCGAGAATGACCTGAATCATGGCCTCGCGCACCTGCGGAAGCAGAAAGTTAAGCTGGGCGGTATCATTCCACGGCAGGTGGGTTCCGTCATTGCCGTGGTAGATGTAGCGCACTTCACCGCTTTGCAGGTCACGGCGACAGAAAACCACCGCCGCTTCGCTGTGATCGTAGTAGCCGTCCTCGATCTGGAGGCAGAGGCGCCCCTCGCCGCTGAGATCTGCTCCGTTGTAGCGATAGCCGGGGTAGGGGGGCTGGTCGCTCTGGATAAACCAGTCCGGGTGCTGGCGCATCCACTGGCTGTCGATCCCGGTATGATTGGTCACTACATCACAGGCCAGACGAATGCCACGCTGCAGGCAGCGTTGTCTGAGGTTTTCAAGCCCCGGGTCGCCACCCAGTTCGTCGGCAATCCGATAGTCGAAAATGGCATAGGCCGAGGCGCTGACATTATATTTGCCGTGCAGGTGTTTGATCTTTTTTGAGGCATCGGAGCGTTGCCAGATGCCGATCAGCCAGAGCCCGCTGAAGCCGAAATCGCGCAGGCGATCCAACTCTTCATCAGGGATCTGGTCCAGGCGGCTGATGTCGCGGTCGTAGCTGGTAGACAGCTGGGATAACCAGACGAAAATCGCCTTGGCCAAAAGAACGGTACGTGGCATCCAGTCACGATCGAGGGTGAAGTTGGCAACCTCCCCGGCATCGGTAAACCGGGGCGCCGGGGGCTCACCTTCGCCGACCGGTCCGCGACTGCGGAACTCATCCCGTTGCAGTTGCAGCGCGGTATCGAAATGACTCAGCAGCTCTGGGGGGAGTAATTCTCCCCACTTCTGGCGCAACGAGATCACCTGTCCTGCCAGGCTGTCAGGGGCTGTGATTAGGGGTTCCTGCAACAGGGCAAGGAGTGAACGGCCGGCAAATGCCGAAGAATCTGAAGCGACCTGCTGATCAACCTGCTGCAGCAGCTGGTCGAGGTGATGGTCGGTCCGGAGTTGCTGCAGTTCAGGGTTAAAGAGGCTGCGTCCATCACGCAAGGCCTGATTTTGGGACTGCAGACTCAGCAGGCAGAGTTCAATCAGCAGAAACTCGAGACAAGCGGGCTCCCCGGTATTCAGCGCGACAGATGTTTCAACCGCTCTGGAGGGCACTATCGGGAAGTTTTGCAACTGTTCGCGAAAGAGGGCCCGTACAGTGTCCTGCAGGTTGCTTGGGATGACCAGTTGCTGCTGAGTGAGATAGCGCCTGCCGAGCAGGTGCAGAGCGTGATTCAACACGCCCCAGAGCTGAAGCTCGGCGGCCGTCAGAGGTGCCGCCGTGGTGCGGCGGAGTTCGGCGGCGGTCTGTTGCCGGAGCAGAAAGAGTTTCGCCGGATCGAAGGACTTAAGCGCTTCCGCGAGTGTCAGCTTCTGCCAGGCCTTGCGCCCACACTGGAAGCCGAGCGGGTAGAGTTGTTCTCTGATGATTTGCGGCATAGAGTTCACGTCAACGCATCAATTCCGGGTCGGCGTTGCGTAAAAATTCGGCAGCCTCCTCCGGCGGTGTGGGATTCATATGAAAGCCGGTCCCCCATTCGAACCCCGCCATTTTAGTAAGCTTCGGAACCAGTTCAATGTACCAGTGATAGTCAAAGGGGAGGGAACTCCAGTAGCCGGGGCGCCCCTTGCGCATGTGCATCGGAGGGGAGGTATGCAGAATAAAACTGTAGGGCGGATCGCGCAACGCAGCGCGGATTCGCTTGAGGGTGTCGCTCATGGCATCACCCAATGCCAGCAGTTGTTGATCGGTCTGGGCGGTGAAGTCGTGGCTGTGCTGCAAGGGCGCGATCCGCAGTTCGAAGGGGAAGCTTGAAGCGTAGGGCGCATAAACGAGAATGTTGCCGTCATCGCGCACCACCCGGCTCTTCTCCTGACGTTCCTGACGTAACAGATCACAGATCAGGCAGCGTTCTTTGTGTTCGTAATAGTCGCGACAGATCGACAGTTCGGTGGATATCATGGGTGGGACCAGAGGGACTGCGATCAGTTGCGAATGGGAATGCGGGACATTGACGGCCGCCTCAACTCCATTATTTTTAAAGGCGAAAAGATAGCGGAGGCGTTCATCATTACGCAGATCGATCATGCGGGCGCGGAACGCCCTGAAGATCTCCGCGATCTCAGCGCCGTTGAGATCGGCCGTGTCGCGTTCGTGATCAGGCTGTTCAATAATGATCTCATGGGCTCCGATGCCGTTCATCCGGTCATAAAGGCCGTGCGCTTCACTCTCCAACTCCCCCTCAACCTGCAAGGCGGGGAACTTGTTGGGGATCACCCGTACCTGCCAGCCGGGTTGATTTGCACCGCTGCCGTTGGGACGATGAGCGTAGATTTCAGGCGGAGTTTTTTGCTCCTTTCCATAGCAGAAGGGGCAGGCTGCGACCGCCAGCTTTTCACGCGGGGCAAGAAACTCCTGGGGTCTGCGTCCTCGACCTTCGGTAATAATCGCCCAGTTTGCCTTTAATGGATCCCAGCGCAATTCAGACACTTTATTTTCCTTTCACGGCTTCGGTTTGCTCAAAATGTTCGGGCAGACTCATTCTGGGAGCTTAACCTTGACGGTGTTTCAAATGATCCAGTTCTCTTCGTCGAGCAGGGCGCCGCGGTAGATCAGCGGGGCGTCCCCTTCCCCCGGCCAGCGTCCGGCCGATCGCCCCTGCTGGACGCAACAGCAAAAGAGCCGCAGTTCATCATTAGGGGTTAGCACCAACAGCTTCAGAGGGATTTCCAGCTCCAGAATATTTCCTGCGACAGCTCGACCCTCACCCAGTTTTTCCTCCTGGCTGAAGAGTTCCAGCAGGTTTTTCTGAGGCTGCCAGCGCAGGCACAGGTTACGGCGGCCATGCAGATGAATTTCAAAATATCCCCACTCGGTGCAGAGTTGCTTAAGAAGTTTAACCTCGTCAACCCGCAGGTAGAGAGAGGTTTCATCATAGCCATAAAACAGGCGGCTCGGCCCCTGTTGAATTGCATGCATAGCCCCGGCGGCGGCCAGATCGATTTCGCCTGCGGCCAGCCATTCAAAATAGTCCCCCACCTGTCCATCGATCCGTGGAGTGAACCGCTCCGCCGGTTCACAGCTGCGGATTTGTGCGCGTGGCGGTTTGATCGGGTGCTGCAGGTTGGGCGGAGTCGGCAGACCGCTGAGATGATAGAGGCCCTCAAGGTGACTGCGGAACAGGCGATCGAAGATGTTGGCTTGAGTGGTCTGATGTTCGTCGCCAAACCACCAGAACCAGTCGCTTCCTTCAGCCCGCAAGAGTTCGCGCAACTGCTCGTTGATGGGCAGCTCTGGTGTTTTGAGGGCGCGGGCCACCTGATCCGTCAGGCAGGCATGGCGCGCGGTCGCCAGCAGCTCCCAGCCTCGATTCTCTTCCGGGTGACCGATCCAGGTGGTGAAGTCGCTGCGGATCCAGGAGCCGGCGGCCAATTTTTCGAGTGGTTGCGGCTGACTGTCGGCCACCGCCTGGCCAATGGTGCAGAGGTCAAACGCCGGATCATCGAGCAGGGCGCGGTAGAGCTGCTGCAAAAAGGGGTAGCCGTTATCCACATAACGCTCCCAGCAGTTTTCGCCATCCAGAATAATGGGTACCAGGCCCTCAGGAACAGTATTTTTAATCGCCTTCAGTTGGCGGATGATATCGGCCACCGCCTCTTTGGCCGGCCAGTCGGCATAAAGAAAGCCGATCTTGTCGGAGATCTCGCGATCGCGAAAGACCAGCGGAAGCCCTGCATAGCTGTAAACCTGGTAGAGGGCACGGCGATCAGTTAAGCCGTTCGGCAGACTCCGGGCCAGAATCCCCTCATCGCTCGCTGCCCAGAGCACCTTTTCTTCGGCCAGCAGCCGGATTGCATCCTCGCTGACCGCACCCTCGGCCGGCCAGATCCCGCGTGTACGTTCACCGAGCAGCTGGTTGCCGGTTCGCACCCCCTCACGAATCTGCAGGCGTGCGTCTTCAGGATAATGAAAATCGGCCAGGGGCAGGGAGATGCCAGGGCTTGGTTCGCTGGCGCGTCGCAGTTCGCAGAGCAGGGGGAGAATCGGATGGGCGTAGGGCGTCAGGGAAATCTCGATCAAGCCAGCGGCTTCAAGTTCGGCATGGCGATCGATGATCCGCGTGACTTCAGCGTTGCAGATATTGAAAACGTCGGCTTTCTCGGCCTCTGTAAACATGTCGCCGCGGCGTAACAATTGGCCAATCAAAGGTTCGCGTTTGCGCAGATGATAGCCGGTCCAGCTCAGCAGAAACCAGACCTGCAGATCGCGTAATTCCTGAGCGCTGAAATCAGGAGCGCTGGCAACAGGGTCGCGTCCGCGCTTCTGCCGCAGCTGGCGATACCGCGGATGGGGGAGCAGGTGCCGCTGGTCATTGACCGAAAAGAACTGTTCCAGCAAAAAAATGCGTTCCGGCAGGGCGAGCTCGGCGGCATCTTTACGCGCCAGCTCCAGCCAGCTGTCGGCATCAACTCCACGCCGATAACGGTCGAGTTGTTCCAGCAGGGTCGGCACCAGATTTATGGTGACCGGCGCCTGGCATTCGGCAACGGTTTCAAGCATCTCACCGTAATCCTTGACCGCGTGCAGCCAGGTCCAGGGGAGCAGAGTGCGACCATTGGTCGGATCACGATAGTCGGGCTGATGCATGTGCCACAGGATGGCTATTTTCAGCCGTTTTGTGCTCATATCTCCTGCAACTCCTGCTGCCAGGTTTCGACCTTGGTGCGGTATTCGTTGATCAATTTTTCTCCGCGTTCGGGTGTGCTCGCCTCGGCTCGCAGGTGGACCACCGGTCGATATGGATCGGGGAAGACCAGAACCCAGGCGTCTTTAAAATGAACCTTGACGCCGTCGATGAAGGTGGTCGGCAGGTTGGCCGAGGCCTCGTTCATCAGGCGCATGATCCCACCCTTCTGCTCCCAACTGCAGGGGAGCTCCAGGGCGAGGTAGCGGTCGAGCTTCAGGCGTTTGCGCACGCTGCTGATACTGCGTTGCTGGCTGCAGAGCAGCTCGAGCAGATGGGCGATGCTGAAGAGTCCGTCGAAGTGGGGTTGAAAGCGCGGGAAGATCAGACGGCGTTCCATATCGGCGGCCATTACGACACCTTGGGTCTGTGCGGCCAGGCCCAGAGAGCGGCCATCCCCTTTGACCCATTGGGTCGATATCCCGCGCTCAAGGGCGATGCGTGCGATGCTCTCCGGTGCGGAGATCGGCAACACTATCTGATCCGCATGTTCGTTGGTCTCAAGGGCCGCGAAAAGCGCCATGGTTTCGATCTCATTGAGCGGGAGCCCCTTATCATCAAGGTAGATCGTCCTCTCTCCCGAGGGTCCGATCAGGAATCCGGCGGTGGCATCGAGGCTGACAATGATACGACCGAGTTGATCGAGGCGGGCTTCGATCTCTTCGGGCGACGGTGGTGAGAGGGTTTCATCGATGTGAGAATTGAGTTCGATAACGTCGCAGCCGAGTTCATTCAACAGGCTGGGGAGGGTGTCGGCCGCCGGGGTGTGGTTGAGGTCAATGACGATCCGCGGCTTGCAGCTAGCTATTTTGTCTTTATTGAGGGCATGGATGAACCCGTCGCGGTAGTAGTCGGCGATGTTTGGCAGTTCTGAAATGGCCCCGGGCTCGGCGAAATGAACGCGCCGGAAATTTTCTTTAAAAAAGATCCGTTCTATCCCCTTGGCGCTGTTGGACGAAATTTCGTGACCCAGTTCATCGAAAAAGATGATTTCTGTGACCGAGGCATCGAGATCCGACTGTCGGAAATGGACACCGCCGACTTCGCCAAAGGTCGTCAGCTTGTAGCGCAACATCGGCAGCGGCAGGCGTTTGACATCTCGCACGTTGATGCCGGCCGAGAGCAGTCCGCCGACAAAGCTGCGTTTAAGCATACGGGAGGCACGAAAGGCGTCGCGCCCGGCGAGGACGAAGGCCCCTTTTGGTAGAGCCGAGCCGTAGGCGGCCCCCAATTTTGCGGCGAATTCCGGGGTCAGTTCAATATTGGTCAACCCCTTAACCAGCGCGCCTTCGAAGAGGCTTTTGCGCCAGACTTCACCCCAGATAACGTTGCAGGTGACAATGGACCCGGCCTCGATAATCTTGTTTGGCCAGACTTTGACATCGGCTTTCAACTGGGCCTTGTCGCCGATGGTTGAACTGTCGCCAATGACGGTCCCGGGTTTGAGGATGGCACCTGCTCCGACCCTGACCCGGTTGCCAAGAATTGCACCATCGAGCTTGGCCCCGGCCTTCACAAAGACGTTATCCCACAAAATACAGTCGGTCAGTTCGACTCCATCCTCGATGACGCAGTTACGTCCGATGACGGTATTTTTCAGCAGGGCCTGGCCGAGCAGTCGACTGTTGTCTCCGATCA
Above is a genomic segment from Geopsychrobacter electrodiphilus DSM 16401 containing:
- the glgA gene encoding glycogen synthase GlgA; this encodes MPQIIREQLYPLGFQCGRKAWQKLTLAEALKSFDPAKLFLLRQQTAAELRRTTAAPLTAAELQLWGVLNHALHLLGRRYLTQQQLVIPSNLQDTVRALFREQLQNFPIVPSRAVETSVALNTGEPACLEFLLIELCLLSLQSQNQALRDGRSLFNPELQQLRTDHHLDQLLQQVDQQVASDSSAFAGRSLLALLQEPLITAPDSLAGQVISLRQKWGELLPPELLSHFDTALQLQRDEFRSRGPVGEGEPPAPRFTDAGEVANFTLDRDWMPRTVLLAKAIFVWLSQLSTSYDRDISRLDQIPDEELDRLRDFGFSGLWLIGIWQRSDASKKIKHLHGKYNVSASAYAIFDYRIADELGGDPGLENLRQRCLQRGIRLACDVVTNHTGIDSQWMRQHPDWFIQSDQPPYPGYRYNGADLSGEGRLCLQIEDGYYDHSEAAVVFCRRDLQSGEVRYIYHGNDGTHLPWNDTAQLNFLLPQVREAMIQVILEAAKRFGIIRFDAAMTLAKKHFQRLWYPLPDGGEGVPSRSAYALSNDEFNRYFPQEFWREVVERIKTEQPDTLLVAEAFWLMEGYFVRTLGMHRVYNSAFMNMLMREDNARYRQTLRETLAFDPAILQRFVNFMSNPDEKTAIEQFGNGDKYFCVATLLCTMPGLPLFAHGQLEGLREKYGMEYTRPELQESPDQRLLHDHWQLLSPLLRKRPLFSGSENFQLYDFVSELGLEEHVYAFSNAAGKERVLVLCNNSPHRISGRITATCPTKYGERSLNEALALNQTQGFYSCASPTGPLEYLWPLGQEDKPFELPPYGRIVLDQFTYRADEDGRWRNLYQQIGNNPTLDLAARAHLVGLWPVLDQLSSWLDGRLDLAAEPETSFARWANDLVIQLATQKLSAIELLDVTAAVCLEPRLKLSTEDLTRISQLMSKSDYPTSVIKLLFDDVALKNFLGIHQSDNKVWFRREPLQKLIFLIMLQKLNSHNINVNNIDYFLAKIKISLINFKQILILAESSGYLLDNFLQSLSATPLSPQQQLPQAVTGRGPLAMKILFVSSEATPFAKTGGLADVVGSLPRALRQLGHDVRVIMPCYRSVQRNGFSLSKGRKALEVKIGGEIVRANLRQTIWEGVPYHFIDTPEYFDRESLYGTPEGDFQDNASRFAFFNRAVLEYLLRADFRPDILHLHDWQTALIPALLKTEHATDPFYASTATVLTLHNLGYQGIFPLDVVEKLRLPPEFATTRHLEYFGNISFLKGGIVHADLINTVSPTYCREIQQPEQGHGFDGLLRSRSRDLFGILNGINRKNWDPALDPALNKPFNSTNLNGKRSCKRALQKELGLAERHDLPLIAVVSRLDKQKGIDLIEQIWPQLMQREMQFVLLGSGDQEQMAFWQARQREKSANFAIGLEFDEKLSHRIFSAADCLLIPSRYEPCGLTQMIALRYGALPIVRHTGGLADTVTDLKLNGKTGNGFVFDEVSPEELLDTIDRALALYPQRNRWISLVKKGMEIDFSWTASAHAYEDLYRRALIKRTTLF
- a CDS encoding galactose-1-phosphate uridylyltransferase, which gives rise to MSELRWDPLKANWAIITEGRGRRPQEFLAPREKLAVAACPFCYGKEQKTPPEIYAHRPNGSGANQPGWQVRVIPNKFPALQVEGELESEAHGLYDRMNGIGAHEIIIEQPDHERDTADLNGAEIAEIFRAFRARMIDLRNDERLRYLFAFKNNGVEAAVNVPHSHSQLIAVPLVPPMISTELSICRDYYEHKERCLICDLLRQERQEKSRVVRDDGNILVYAPYASSFPFELRIAPLQHSHDFTAQTDQQLLALGDAMSDTLKRIRAALRDPPYSFILHTSPPMHMRKGRPGYWSSLPFDYHWYIELVPKLTKMAGFEWGTGFHMNPTPPEEAAEFLRNADPELMR
- a CDS encoding glycoside hydrolase family 57 protein, producing MSTKRLKIAILWHMHQPDYRDPTNGRTLLPWTWLHAVKDYGEMLETVAECQAPVTINLVPTLLEQLDRYRRGVDADSWLELARKDAAELALPERIFLLEQFFSVNDQRHLLPHPRYRQLRQKRGRDPVASAPDFSAQELRDLQVWFLLSWTGYHLRKREPLIGQLLRRGDMFTEAEKADVFNICNAEVTRIIDRHAELEAAGLIEISLTPYAHPILPLLCELRRASEPSPGISLPLADFHYPEDARLQIREGVRTGNQLLGERTRGIWPAEGAVSEDAIRLLAEEKVLWAASDEGILARSLPNGLTDRRALYQVYSYAGLPLVFRDREISDKIGFLYADWPAKEAVADIIRQLKAIKNTVPEGLVPIILDGENCWERYVDNGYPFLQQLYRALLDDPAFDLCTIGQAVADSQPQPLEKLAAGSWIRSDFTTWIGHPEENRGWELLATARHACLTDQVARALKTPELPINEQLRELLRAEGSDWFWWFGDEHQTTQANIFDRLFRSHLEGLYHLSGLPTPPNLQHPIKPPRAQIRSCEPAERFTPRIDGQVGDYFEWLAAGEIDLAAAGAMHAIQQGPSRLFYGYDETSLYLRVDEVKLLKQLCTEWGYFEIHLHGRRNLCLRWQPQKNLLELFSQEEKLGEGRAVAGNILELEIPLKLLVLTPNDELRLFCCCVQQGRSAGRWPGEGDAPLIYRGALLDEENWII
- a CDS encoding mannose-1-phosphate guanyltransferase yields the protein MKAVIMAGGFGTRLHPLTINQPKPMVPIFNRPIMLHIVDLLKRHGITELVMLLYHQPETIRHFFGDGSEFGVNITYVTPLDDFGTAGAVKSAAKHLDERFMIISGDLLTNFDLGKALAFHEQKQALATLALTSVPDPLQFGVVITDPEGRITKFLEKPDWGEVFSDTINTGIYILEPEVLDLIPEGENRDWSKDVFPSMLAKNAPLFGCVLQGYWADIGNTDAYLEASRDLCADKLKVVISEAPQLDLGLFLGTEAGAIEPRKCKFSGTVVIGDNSRLLGQALLKNTVIGRNCVIEDGVELTDCILWDNVFVKAGAKLDGAILGNRVRVGAGAILKPGTVIGDSSTIGDKAQLKADVKVWPNKIIEAGSIVTCNVIWGEVWRKSLFEGALVKGLTNIELTPEFAAKLGAAYGSALPKGAFVLAGRDAFRASRMLKRSFVGGLLSAGINVRDVKRLPLPMLRYKLTTFGEVGGVHFRQSDLDASVTEIIFFDELGHEISSNSAKGIERIFFKENFRRVHFAEPGAISELPNIADYYRDGFIHALNKDKIASCKPRIVIDLNHTPAADTLPSLLNELGCDVIELNSHIDETLSPPSPEEIEARLDQLGRIIVSLDATAGFLIGPSGERTIYLDDKGLPLNEIETMALFAALETNEHADQIVLPISAPESIARIALERGISTQWVKGDGRSLGLAAQTQGVVMAADMERRLIFPRFQPHFDGLFSIAHLLELLCSQQRSISSVRKRLKLDRYLALELPCSWEQKGGIMRLMNEASANLPTTFIDGVKVHFKDAWVLVFPDPYRPVVHLRAEASTPERGEKLINEYRTKVETWQQELQEI